A single window of Chloracidobacterium thermophilum B DNA harbors:
- a CDS encoding 4'-phosphopantetheinyl transferase family protein produces the protein MLSSAAVHLWWLPLPQSAPVEAVESLLSADERQRARRFRRPAAARQFCLGRARLRTILGSYLGLPPQHLRFAYTPNGRPYLPEVPHLMFSLTHAGDLGLLAVTLHQRIGVDVEVTYRRANWRGLARRCLPDATHRRLCALSDEEQRRAMAWYWVCHEALLKAQGKASLRRLLHIDLPWEGTCTGYVSHFTIQDASGQTWLVRDVSREETRAALVVECPPDAGPEVVTFDWDLN, from the coding sequence GTGCTTTCCTCTGCTGCTGTTCATCTCTGGTGGCTGCCCCTGCCCCAGTCAGCCCCTGTGGAAGCTGTGGAAAGTCTGCTCAGCGCCGATGAGCGGCAGCGGGCCCGGCGCTTCCGGCGGCCGGCGGCTGCCCGGCAGTTCTGCCTGGGACGCGCCCGCCTGCGCACCATTTTGGGAAGCTACCTCGGTCTGCCCCCCCAGCACCTGCGGTTCGCCTACACGCCCAACGGCAGGCCCTATCTGCCAGAAGTTCCCCACCTGATGTTCAGCCTGACGCATGCCGGCGACCTCGGACTGCTGGCCGTCACCCTCCACCAGCGGATTGGAGTGGATGTTGAAGTCACTTACCGACGGGCCAACTGGCGGGGTCTCGCCCGCCGGTGTCTGCCCGATGCAACCCATCGTAGGCTCTGCGCCCTGTCGGATGAGGAACAACGCCGGGCAATGGCCTGGTACTGGGTGTGCCACGAGGCTCTGCTCAAAGCACAGGGCAAAGCCAGCCTGCGCCGCCTGCTGCACATTGATCTCCCCTGGGAGGGGACTTGCACGGGTTACGTCTCCCACTTCACCATACAGGATGCTTCCGGGCAGACCTGGCTCGTCAGGGATGTCTCACGAGAGGAGACCCGTGCCGCGCTTGTCGTCGAGTGCCCGCCGGACGCTGGTCCCGAAGTCGTCACCTTTGACTGGGACTTGAACTGA
- a CDS encoding outer membrane protein assembly factor BamB family protein, with product MKRPAWRSTQVVVVVGLALALSQMLVAQQRLRWRPAPPLNGRVAIAPTTLPTDWLYLDPDSARQEPLVTENAVYVPLRTGKVVALARTDGARLWESAPGVATTAKLYRLGDALLACASSPAADGSPPGGIVRLLDLTTGVVRREVTLPAPITSQVVSDGLWLYVRLGTNEIAALNPQDFSRGWSVTGDFTEHLAYAAGAVFVGTSAGALWALDAKDGRRRWTCVLGATPGPAAAGEEMVYCGTSNGEVVAVRRADGRLRWRRRTGAAVMTPPLIRHGQVLVASYDNFLYAFHPQTGELRWQQQMAGRLASPPSWLTETTLAVAALDDSEITVVQVPDGRIVARWQLATERIFSVLHVEQGMVVMATERGIAAARLQ from the coding sequence ATGAAGCGCCCAGCCTGGCGGAGCACCCAGGTCGTTGTTGTCGTTGGGTTGGCTCTCGCTCTGAGCCAGATGCTGGTGGCGCAGCAGCGTTTACGTTGGCGCCCTGCGCCGCCGCTGAATGGCCGGGTCGCCATCGCCCCCACCACACTTCCCACGGACTGGCTTTATCTCGACCCGGACAGCGCGCGCCAGGAACCGCTGGTGACGGAAAACGCAGTGTATGTCCCGCTGCGCACTGGGAAGGTCGTGGCTCTGGCGCGAACGGACGGCGCGCGACTGTGGGAAAGCGCGCCGGGCGTGGCCACCACGGCCAAACTGTATCGCCTGGGAGATGCCCTTCTGGCCTGTGCCTCCAGCCCGGCGGCGGATGGCTCCCCGCCGGGCGGTATTGTCCGCCTGCTCGACCTGACAACCGGCGTGGTTCGCCGCGAAGTGACGCTGCCGGCGCCCATCACCTCGCAGGTGGTGAGTGACGGCCTCTGGCTCTATGTCCGGCTCGGAACGAACGAGATTGCAGCGCTGAACCCACAGGATTTTTCCCGCGGCTGGTCCGTCACTGGCGATTTTACAGAACATCTCGCCTATGCTGCAGGTGCGGTGTTCGTTGGCACTTCTGCCGGCGCGCTCTGGGCGTTGGACGCCAAAGACGGTCGCCGCCGGTGGACCTGTGTGCTGGGAGCAACGCCCGGGCCAGCGGCTGCTGGGGAAGAGATGGTGTACTGTGGTACTTCCAATGGTGAGGTGGTCGCTGTCAGACGTGCCGATGGCCGCTTGCGGTGGCGGCGGCGAACGGGGGCTGCCGTTATGACCCCGCCGCTTATCCGTCACGGACAGGTTCTTGTTGCCTCGTATGATAACTTTCTTTACGCCTTCCATCCGCAGACCGGTGAGTTACGCTGGCAACAGCAGATGGCAGGTCGGTTGGCGTCGCCTCCCTCCTGGTTGACGGAGACAACCCTGGCGGTGGCCGCCCTCGACGACTCTGAAATTACGGTCGTGCAGGTGCCGGATGGACGTATCGTGGCGCGATGGCAGCTTGCCACCGAGCGCATCTTCTCGGTGCTGCACGTGGAGCAGGGGATGGTGGTGATGGCAACGGAACGGGGCATTGCCGCAGCCCGGCTCCAGTGA
- a CDS encoding crotonase/enoyl-CoA hydratase family protein, whose product METVTYEVQAGVAVITLRRPEVRNAVDDPTAAALDAAFDRFEGDDACAVAILTGAGGHFCAGADLKAVGAGARVNLHETGLAPMGPTRRRLPKPVIAAIEGYAVAGGLELALWCDLRVAAQTAVFGVFCRRFGVPLVDGGTVRLPRLIGFGRAMDLILTGRPVAAEEALAIGLVNRLCPEGKALETALALAQSIAAFPQTCLRSDRQSLYEQAGLDWEQALRNEFRRGMDVLATGETQAGAQRFAGGAGRHGAFE is encoded by the coding sequence ATGGAAACGGTCACGTATGAAGTCCAGGCAGGGGTCGCCGTCATCACGCTGCGGCGGCCGGAAGTGCGCAACGCCGTGGACGACCCCACTGCGGCGGCACTGGATGCCGCTTTTGACCGCTTTGAAGGTGATGACGCCTGTGCGGTCGCCATCCTGACCGGCGCGGGTGGTCACTTTTGCGCCGGAGCTGACCTCAAGGCCGTCGGTGCCGGGGCCAGAGTCAATCTGCACGAGACGGGACTGGCTCCAATGGGACCCACCCGCCGTCGTCTTCCGAAGCCGGTGATTGCTGCCATTGAAGGTTATGCGGTTGCCGGGGGGCTGGAACTGGCCCTGTGGTGTGATCTGCGGGTTGCCGCCCAGACGGCGGTGTTCGGTGTGTTTTGCCGTCGCTTTGGCGTGCCCCTCGTGGATGGCGGAACCGTCCGCCTGCCCCGGCTGATCGGATTTGGGCGGGCTATGGACCTGATTCTGACAGGCCGCCCGGTTGCCGCCGAAGAAGCGCTGGCCATTGGGCTGGTCAATCGTCTCTGCCCGGAAGGCAAGGCGTTGGAAACTGCGTTGGCTTTGGCGCAATCCATCGCGGCTTTTCCCCAGACCTGTCTGCGCAGCGACCGCCAGTCGCTGTATGAACAGGCCGGGTTGGACTGGGAACAGGCGCTCCGAAATGAGTTCCGGCGCGGAATGGATGTGCTGGCCACGGGCGAAACCCAAGCTGGCGCCCAACGCTTTGCGGGTGGTGCCGGTCGCCACGGAGCCTTTGAATGA
- a CDS encoding alpha/beta fold hydrolase → MSFLLAERLFTALFGEPTGPLYDEGYAERRPARPSTARPLQYELLLDAPTLKLRHYLPLRRPRRRLPVLLVPPLMVTADVFELHPRRSLARYLVEQGYDVFLLDYGKPQSRDRRLSLGRYIEHRVHTGVRMVKQVTGSDELSLIGYCLGGIFANCYAALHPQSGIRNIVTIGTPTDFSAMPLQRILAGVSRQPLETLAATYGYIPAAVCNASFHLLHPDAILRHPLEFWRSLRDPDFAASLRPDGGRYLEYVNLTEAAFRQLWHNFVMGNELMQDQFTIGRRRVNYGRIRAAALVLASREDRLVPPAAVTAVTKKLTTQDVTVRFVKGGHLGMLIGSRAERTWRITAEWLDTRSRYQARYRATTRVKNKPATVVPLPAASLPLPAVLRKVS, encoded by the coding sequence ATGTCTTTCCTGCTTGCCGAACGCCTGTTTACCGCCTTATTTGGCGAACCCACTGGGCCGCTGTATGACGAGGGCTACGCGGAGCGCCGTCCTGCCCGTCCGAGCACGGCACGCCCACTGCAATATGAACTGCTGCTGGATGCGCCCACCCTCAAGCTCCGGCACTACCTCCCTTTGCGTCGTCCGCGCCGGCGTCTTCCGGTCCTGCTCGTTCCACCGCTGATGGTGACGGCCGATGTCTTCGAGCTGCATCCGCGGCGCAGCCTGGCGCGTTACTTGGTCGAACAGGGCTATGATGTCTTTTTGCTCGACTATGGTAAGCCACAGTCGCGTGACCGTCGCCTGTCACTGGGGCGCTACATCGAGCACCGGGTACATACCGGGGTGCGGATGGTCAAGCAGGTGACGGGATCGGATGAACTGTCGCTCATTGGTTACTGCCTGGGCGGTATTTTTGCCAACTGCTATGCCGCGCTGCATCCGCAATCCGGCATCCGCAATATCGTCACGATTGGCACGCCGACGGATTTTTCGGCCATGCCACTTCAGCGGATTCTGGCTGGAGTTTCCCGCCAGCCGCTCGAAACTTTGGCGGCCACTTACGGTTACATTCCGGCGGCCGTCTGCAACGCATCCTTCCATCTGCTGCACCCGGACGCCATCCTGCGTCACCCGCTGGAGTTCTGGCGCAGCCTGCGTGACCCGGACTTTGCCGCGTCGCTTCGCCCGGACGGAGGCCGATATCTCGAATACGTCAACCTGACGGAAGCCGCCTTCCGGCAGTTGTGGCATAACTTCGTCATGGGCAATGAGCTGATGCAGGACCAGTTCACCATTGGCCGCCGGCGGGTCAACTATGGACGCATCCGGGCGGCGGCGCTTGTTCTGGCCAGCCGTGAAGACCGGCTTGTGCCACCGGCAGCCGTCACGGCCGTGACCAAAAAACTGACAACTCAGGATGTGACCGTACGGTTCGTCAAGGGAGGGCATCTGGGGATGCTGATAGGTTCACGGGCGGAACGAACCTGGCGCATCACGGCCGAGTGGCTCGACACCCGTTCCCGCTACCAGGCCCGCTACCGGGCGACGACTAGGGTCAAGAACAAGCCGGCCACGGTCGTTCCGCTGCCGGCGGCTTCCCTCCCGCTGCCGGCCGTCCTGCGCAAGGTCTCCTGA
- a CDS encoding penicillin-binding protein 1A: MSNALNLSHLVEDPAAVARPGWSRWWRWAALPLSLVISASLGALTTLLFLQWFATTDDYRQVAALADFQPSVVTRVYADDGRTVIGEFALERRVPLSYDEIPLRMRQAIMAIEDARFEYHWGVDPIGLARAAWKNFLAGRTVEGGSTLTQQLTKILFLSPERTIERKIQEAILALQIERQYTKEQIMELYCNQINLGGGAYGVEAGAQYYFGKSIKDCSIEECALLAAIPKAPSGYSPILRPQEAKRRRNLVITNMLEAGYITAAEAEAAKATELKLNVTSARELNTSGPFAYVVEEVRRELESRFGTRGTHTGGLQVITTIDAPAQIQAVNAVRWGLHRYEERHGGSRRDTPIPNILEELKGKDLSTYRHPEWAYEPFNGMYLHGLVMRVTGRTAEVSFGKYRATVTFSPDHPLREGDLPMFVIKSGAPRNSAMEPVIDTPLPSAPASTSAPGRKGRRESSPPPTVPAPNGVLQVELRSLPAVAGALLCLDARTGEIKTMVGGYDFSQSKFNNATQANRQTGSCFKPFIYTAAIENGWTPDDLVSDTPFQSGNWSPRNYDGSFTGPIPLRTALAKSRNIPAVRLLASVGIRRGAEMVRRFGITNPMAPYLPSALGATEVPLIEMVAAYSVFPNKGKRAKPHLIRRILDYDGRTLFDFDRDETERETRVISDYVAAQMVDMMRGVVDGGTATKIRAVADGDLNKRQIGGKTGTVNDWTDAWFIGYTPSITCGVWIGYPGEKRTLGKGETGSEAALPMWIEFMKVYLRGKPIETFDKAPVPDAELEKLQAERDRQERKELESGVATLMEDTETSSAKRAITGQPGSPRDEEPTRPRRAQTLMEESTGQTAVDEAQSAKRAQRQRPSEPSDVAPPAPKPTVKKPSFITDDPPKPPRREPPGRDR, translated from the coding sequence ATGTCAAACGCCCTCAACCTTTCGCACCTGGTGGAAGACCCGGCAGCGGTAGCACGTCCGGGTTGGTCCCGATGGTGGCGCTGGGCTGCCCTGCCCCTGTCACTTGTCATCTCCGCATCCTTGGGAGCGCTCACCACACTGCTGTTCCTGCAGTGGTTTGCCACAACGGATGACTACCGGCAGGTGGCGGCTCTGGCCGACTTTCAGCCCAGTGTGGTGACGCGCGTGTATGCCGATGACGGGCGGACGGTGATTGGGGAATTTGCCTTGGAGCGGCGGGTTCCGCTGTCCTACGACGAAATCCCGCTGCGCATGCGCCAGGCCATCATGGCCATTGAGGACGCCCGCTTTGAGTATCACTGGGGCGTGGACCCGATTGGTTTGGCCCGGGCCGCCTGGAAAAATTTTCTCGCCGGGCGGACGGTGGAAGGTGGCTCAACCCTCACCCAACAACTGACCAAGATTCTGTTCCTGTCGCCGGAGCGAACCATCGAGCGCAAAATTCAGGAAGCCATCCTGGCGCTGCAAATTGAACGGCAGTACACCAAAGAGCAAATCATGGAGTTGTACTGCAACCAGATCAACCTGGGTGGGGGCGCGTATGGCGTTGAAGCTGGCGCGCAGTACTACTTTGGCAAATCCATCAAGGACTGCTCGATTGAGGAATGCGCCCTGCTGGCGGCTATTCCCAAGGCCCCTTCCGGTTACTCGCCCATTTTGCGTCCGCAGGAAGCCAAGCGCCGGCGCAATCTGGTGATTACCAACATGCTCGAAGCGGGCTACATCACGGCGGCCGAGGCCGAAGCCGCCAAAGCCACTGAGCTGAAGCTCAACGTCACTTCAGCGCGGGAACTCAACACCAGCGGGCCGTTTGCTTACGTTGTCGAAGAAGTCCGCCGCGAACTTGAAAGCCGCTTCGGAACGCGGGGAACCCACACCGGCGGCTTGCAGGTCATCACCACGATTGATGCCCCGGCGCAGATTCAGGCCGTCAATGCGGTGCGATGGGGGCTGCACCGGTATGAAGAGCGCCACGGCGGGAGCCGGCGGGATACCCCCATTCCGAACATTCTGGAAGAACTCAAGGGCAAGGACCTTTCCACGTACCGGCACCCGGAATGGGCCTATGAGCCGTTCAACGGCATGTATCTGCACGGACTGGTGATGCGCGTCACCGGTCGGACGGCCGAAGTTTCCTTCGGCAAGTACCGGGCGACGGTCACATTTTCGCCCGACCATCCCCTGCGCGAAGGGGACCTGCCGATGTTTGTCATCAAAAGTGGTGCGCCGCGCAACAGCGCCATGGAGCCGGTGATTGATACCCCACTGCCGTCGGCACCGGCGTCAACTTCAGCGCCGGGCCGCAAGGGACGGCGCGAGTCAAGTCCGCCTCCTACGGTGCCAGCTCCCAACGGGGTCCTTCAGGTTGAACTGCGTTCCCTTCCGGCTGTGGCTGGGGCCCTGCTGTGCCTCGATGCCAGGACGGGCGAGATCAAGACCATGGTCGGCGGCTATGACTTTTCGCAATCCAAGTTCAACAATGCCACCCAGGCGAACCGGCAGACCGGTTCCTGCTTCAAGCCCTTCATTTACACCGCAGCCATCGAGAACGGATGGACGCCGGATGATCTCGTCTCCGATACCCCGTTTCAGTCCGGCAACTGGTCGCCCCGGAACTATGATGGCAGCTTCACGGGGCCGATTCCGCTGCGTACGGCGCTGGCCAAATCCCGAAACATTCCGGCCGTCCGCTTGCTGGCCAGTGTCGGAATTCGGCGTGGGGCAGAAATGGTCCGGCGCTTTGGCATTACCAATCCCATGGCACCGTACCTGCCCTCGGCGCTGGGGGCGACGGAAGTGCCCCTCATTGAGATGGTTGCGGCCTATTCAGTCTTTCCGAACAAGGGGAAACGGGCCAAGCCCCACCTCATCCGGCGGATTCTCGATTACGACGGGCGAACGCTCTTTGACTTCGACCGGGATGAAACGGAGCGCGAGACGCGGGTCATTTCGGATTACGTTGCCGCCCAGATGGTGGACATGATGCGCGGCGTCGTGGACGGCGGCACAGCCACGAAAATCCGCGCCGTGGCGGATGGCGATCTCAACAAGCGTCAGATCGGCGGCAAAACGGGAACGGTCAACGACTGGACCGATGCCTGGTTTATTGGCTACACCCCTTCCATTACCTGCGGGGTGTGGATCGGCTACCCCGGAGAAAAACGAACCCTTGGGAAAGGCGAAACCGGAAGTGAAGCCGCGCTCCCTATGTGGATTGAGTTCATGAAGGTCTATCTGCGTGGCAAACCGATTGAAACCTTCGACAAAGCTCCGGTGCCGGACGCCGAACTTGAAAAGCTCCAGGCAGAACGGGACCGCCAGGAGCGCAAAGAACTTGAAAGCGGTGTGGCCACCTTGATGGAGGATACGGAAACCTCATCGGCCAAGCGGGCCATCACCGGTCAGCCAGGCTCACCACGGGATGAGGAACCAACCCGGCCCCGCCGGGCACAGACGCTGATGGAGGAAAGCACCGGGCAAACTGCTGTGGATGAGGCCCAGTCGGCGAAGCGCGCGCAGCGACAACGCCCCTCCGAACCAAGTGATGTGGCGCCACCGGCTCCGAAACCAACGGTCAAGAAACCATCATTCATCACGGATGACCCACCCAAGCCACCCCGGCGGGAACCGCCTGGGAGAGATCGTTAA